From one Orcinus orca chromosome 10, mOrcOrc1.1, whole genome shotgun sequence genomic stretch:
- the NKAPL gene encoding LOW QUALITY PROTEIN: NKAP-like protein (The sequence of the model RefSeq protein was modified relative to this genomic sequence to represent the inferred CDS: inserted 5 bases in 3 codons; deleted 1 base in 1 codon), translating to MLIGFSSGKRRKRKSCAGPLLERLRGRESPSVPVFVVTALVKARLVVPVSRSRYPEDTPASRRRRRSSSGSLPSVQTRPSPWGQPSQSHSHSRGREGLRPQWGGSGVGAPCTFSRSGSRERPTGLRNYAFSSSSVYYGGYRYHHHHYAGDRQWAEDYEKEKEESYRQGRLKERERTGELGAPEVWELSPEFPEPDSGERTPVEDEEVKTKKNSSSRSRSEEKRKKASRSKNKKRXRKSPKSDNSDSNSDYDTSSDDDKKRATKAKKKEKKKKHRAKKPKKKTKKTXKESSVKRSKDSEGELPEDIWIEQSKIADNMALIGPEAPIIHTSQDEEALNYGHALLPGEGAAMAEYVKAGKHNPRIGEIGLRSEEIASFECLGYVMSGSRHCRMEAVQLRKENQIYSADEKRALASFNQEERRKREXKILASFREMVYRKTKRKDDK from the exons ATGCTGATTGGGTTTTCTTCTGGCAAGCGCCGGAAGCGGAAGTCGTGCGCAGGACCGTTGCTAGAGCGCTTGCGTGGTCGGGAATCGCCGTCAGTCCCGGTCTTTGTAGTAACTGCCCTTGTGAAAGCGCGGCTCGTGGTGCCAGTGTCCCGGTCGCGCTACCCCGAGGACACCCCAGCCTCTAGGAGACGGCGACGCAGCTCGTCGGGGAGCCTGCCTTCCGTGCAGACCAGACCATCACCGTGGGGACAGCCG TCCCAATCCCACTCGCACTCCCGCGGCCGCGAGGGCCTCAGGCCTCAGTGGGGTGGGTCGGGCGTCGGCGCTCCTTGTACCTTTAGCCGCTCTGGATCTCGGGAGCGGCCCACCGGGCTCCGCAACTACGCTTTCTCGTCCTCTTCTGTCTACTATGGCGGATAccgctaccatcaccaccactatgCGGGCGACAGGCAGTGGGCGGAAGACtatgagaaggagaaggaggagagctATCGTCAGGGGAggctgaaagagagagaaaggactgggGAGTTGGGAGCACCTGAGGTGTGGGAGCTGTCTCCAGAGTTTCCTGAGCCAGATTCTGGTGAACGCACCCCAGTTGAGGATGAAGAGGTAAAGACTAAGAAGAACAGCAGTTCACGTTCCCGCTccgaagaaaaaaggaaaaaggccagtcgttcaaaaaataagaaaag aagaaaaagtccaaAGTCTGATAATAGCGACAGTAATTCAGACTATGACACTAGCTCTGATGATGATAAAAAGAGAGCAACAAAagccaagaagaaagagaagaaaaagaagcacaGAGCTAAAAAGCCCAAGAAAAAGACGAAGAAGA AAAAAGAATCCAGTGTCAAACGCTCTAAGGATTCAGAAGGGGAGTTGCCAGAAGATATCTGGATTGAGCAGTCAAAGATTGCAGATAACATGGCTCTAATAGGTCCAGAGGCACCTATAATACACACCTCTCAAGATGAGGAAGCTTTGAACTACGGCCATGCTCTGCTTCCAGGTGAAGGTGCAGCTATGGCTGAGTATGTAAAAGCTGGAAAGCATAACCCACGAATAGGTGAAATTGGGCTGAGAAGTGAAGAGATTGCTTCTTTTGAATGCTTAGGTTATGTTATGAGTGGTAGCAGGCATTGCAGAATGGAGGCTGTGCAACTGCGTAAAGAGAACCAGATCTATAGTGCTGATGAGAAGAGAGCCCTTGCATCCTTTAACCAAGAAGAAAGACGGAAGAGAGA TAAGATTCTAGCTAGTTTCAGAGAGATGGTGTAccgaaagacaaaaaggaaagatGACAAATAA
- the ZSCAN26 gene encoding zinc finger and SCAN domain-containing protein 26 has product MATALVTTPSPAPLNLKKEGLHLVKEDHRSPREQGAKLQGNGAGLGQEPLCKQFRQLRYEETTGPREALSRLRELCRQWLRPDAHTKEQILELLVLEQLLTILPEELQARVREHHPESGEDVVVVLEDLQPELRGTGQQVDPNQAKKQKMLVEETAPLKAVLKQQIQPEGEIPKPKRQKGEETRIENGKLVVETDSCGGVESSGKISEPKDAYYEDSNLDRQQDKAKEKTDYKCSECGEGFIQHSDLIKHEGSHRGEKLCESEVCQSSSLTGHQKIHSREKGHQCHECGKTFQRSSHLVRHQKIHLGEKPYQCKECEKVFSQNAGLLEHLRIHTGEKPYLCIHCGKNFRRSSHLNRHQRIHSQEEPCECKECGKTFSQALLLTHHQRIHSHSKSHQCNECGKAFSLTSDLIRHHRIHTGEKPFKCTICQKAFRLNSHLTQHVRIHNEEKPYECNECGEAFRQRSGLFQHQRYHHKDKQA; this is encoded by the exons ATGGCAACAGCATTGGTAACCACTCCTTCCCCGGCTCCTCTGAATCTGAAGAAGGAGGGACTTCACTTAGTGAAGGAGGATCACCGCTCTCCTCGGGAACAGGGGGCCAAGCTGCAAGGAAACGGCGCAGGCCTCGGGCAGGAGCCGCTGTGCAAACAGTTCAGGCAGTTGCGCTATGAAGAGACCACAGGACCTCGAGAAGCGCTGAGCCGGCTCCGGGAGCTCTGCCGACAGTGGCTGCGGCCCGACGCCCACACCAAGGAGCAGATCCTGGAGCTGCTGGTGCTGGAGCAGCTCCTGACCATCCTGCCCGAGGAGCTGCAGGCCCGGGTGCGGGAGCATCACCCAGAGAGTGGGGAAGATGTGGTTGTTGTACTGGAGGATTTGCAGCCAGAACTGAGAGGAACAGGACAACAGGTG GACCCAAACcaggcaaagaaacagaaaatgcttGTGGAGGAGACGGCCCCTCTGAAAGCAGTGCTGAAGCAGCAGATCCAGCCTGAGGGTGAAATTCCCAAGCCCAAGAGACAGAAGG GTGAGGAGACAAGGATTGAGAATGGGAAGCTGGTTGTAGAGACAGACTCCTGTGGAGGAGTGGAATCATCTGGGAAAATATCTGAACCCAAAGATGCTTATTATGAGGACTCTAACTTGGATAGGCAGCAGGACAAGGCCAAGGAGAAGACTGACTATAAATGCTCAGAATGTGGGGAGGGGTTCATCCAGCACTCAGACCTGATTAAGCATGAAGGTTCGCACAGGGGAGAAAAGCTCTGTGAATCTGAAGTGTGTCAGAGTTCTAGTCTTACTGGACATCAGAAAATCCACTCTAGAGAGAAGGGTCATCAGTGTCATGAGTGTGGGAAAACCTTTCAGAGAAGTTCACACCTTGTCAGACATCAGAAAATCCATCTTGGCGAGAAGCCTTATCAGTGCAAGGAGTGTGAAAAAGTCTTTAGCCAGAATGCAGGCCTTTTGGAACATCTCAGAatccatactggagagaaaccttacctGTGTATCCACTGTGGAAAGAACTTTCGGCGCAGCTCTCACCTTAATCGACACCAGAGAATTCACAGTCAGGAGGAGCCCTGTGAGTGCAAGGAGTGTGGGAAAACCTTTAGTCAGGCCCTACTCCTCACCCACCATCAGAGAATCCACAGCCACTCCAAAAGCCATCAGTGTAACgagtgtgggaaagccttcagttTGACCTCAGACCTTATTCGACACCACAGgattcacactggagaaaaaccTTTCAAGTGTACCATATGCCAGAAAGCCTTCCGACTAAACTCACACCTTACTCAGCACGTGAGAATCCACAACGAGGAAAAACCGTACGAGTGTAATGAATGTGGAGAAGCCTTCAGACAGAGGTCAGGTCTTTTTCAACATCAGAGATATCACCACAAAGACAAACAGGCTTGA
- the LOC105748903 gene encoding protein BEX3-like, producing MKTQVQENGEVEQPVQNAEQDRPLGGGEGHQPAGNNRQGQARRLAPNFPWAIPKRQVNDGMGGDGDDMEMLMEEMREIRRKLRELQLRNCLRILMGELSNHHDHHDEFCLMP from the exons atgaaaacacag GTCCAGGAAAACGGAGAAGTGGAGCAGCCTGTGCAGAATGCAGAGCAAGACCGCCCTTTGGGAGGGGGCGAAGGCCACCAGCCAGCAGGAAATAACAGACAGGGACAGGCTCGCCGACTTGCCCCTAATTTCCCATGGGCCATACCCAAGAGGCAGGTCAACGATGGGATGGGTGGAGATGGAGATGATATGGAAATGCTCATGGAGGAGATGAGAGAAATCAGGAGAAAACTTAGGGAGCTGCAGTTGAGGAACTGTCTGCGTATCCTTATGGGGGAGCTCTCTAATCACCATGACCATCATGATGAATTTTGCCTTATGCCTTGA